A portion of the Calliphora vicina chromosome 5, idCalVici1.1, whole genome shotgun sequence genome contains these proteins:
- the LOC135960998 gene encoding dual specificity protein kinase shkD-like, with translation MATKSGSSSYQALQTQTQSSSSTTVTSVAATETALTNNSHISPTLRTMTIPTQNFPPSLVQNQPISTTNNETHSTNSINFTNQTNSCFKNTTTSEASLLEATITPFNNHHHTFNSNKTLLTSATSASISNQRSSTTASLLFVSPANHTSSTLHVVQYNSTEKLTTTATTKSTTITITSQHIHHINSINISYTYTIKC, from the exons ATGGCTACAAAATCTGGAAGCTCATCTTACCAGGCATTACAAACACAAACACAATCATCATCATCCACAACCGTAACATCTGTTGCAGCAACAGAAACAGCACTAACAAACAATTCGCATATTAGCCCCACTTTACGTACAATGACAATACCAACACAAAACTTCCCACCGTCTCTTGTCCAAAATCAACCAATATCTACTACAAACAATGAAACTCATAGTACTAActcaataaattttacaaatcaaacgaattcatgtttcaaaaatactactACTTCGGAGGCGTCGTTACTTGAAGCAACAATAACTCCCTTCAATAATCACCATCATACTTTCAATAGCAACAAAACATTATTGACTTCAGCTACTTCGGCTTCTATTTCCAATCAACGTTCATCCACAACTGCTAGTTTACTTTTTGTAAG TCCTGCAAATCATACTAGTAGTACTCTTCATGTCG TACAATACAACAGTAcagaaaaattaacaacaacagcaacaacaaaatcaactaCTATAACAATAACATCACAACATATTCATCATATTAACAGCATCAACATTTCGTATACATATACAATCAAATGTTAA
- the qkr54B gene encoding KH domain-containing, RNA-binding, signal transduction-associated protein 2 isoform X2: protein MANAYEGNGEYSNYADDESEYGKQRKMAATGPHNGDNNHGELHHHGTNTNMTPGENNYLNEKANDYIRDCLNEKSRMDRKFPISEKLLDTEIEKVQTTGRLPSREQKYADIYREKPLRVSQKVLVPIREHPKFNFVGKLLGPKGNSLRRLQEETMCKMTVLGRNSMRDRVKEEELRNSKDPKYSHLNSDLHVEISTVAPPAEAYARVAYAMAELRKYLIPDSNDVIRQEQLRELMDSTHISEEQKSLNFNKKVSPYQVGAAGGGGGGGVGILTGGPSAVVASLGPSCSNPLANQTKSVTPYRSSSQNALGPSSSTVTSYNKTNIAPKQKVMSILEKARSAMEETRGYDDNPPYEHHQAPHSYDAYATYTGHTTQPPAGHNPHGPQTPGIGISTLNSARAPYENVEYETSDYNRRDYYQNPSAAATPNYGASGIQPPNNGGINPNQNQNRSHVNR, encoded by the exons ATGGCCAATGCCTACGAAGGTAATGGTGAGTATTCAAATTACGCCGATGATGAGAGCGAATATGGAAAGCAGCGTAAAATGGCAGCAACTGGGCCGCACAATGGCGACAATAATCACGGAGAACTTCATCATCATGGCACTAATACAAATATGACTCCTGGTGAAAATAATTACCTCAATGAGAAGGCAAACGATTATATAAGGGATTGTTTAAACGAAAAGTCTCGCATGGACCGCAAATTTCCAATTTCCGAAAAGCTTTTGGATACTG AAATTGAAAAAGTTCAGACAACAGGACGTCTGCCATCTAGGGAACAGAAATATGCCGATATATATCGTGAAAAACCTTTGAGGGTCTCCCAAAAAGTTCTAGTTCCCATTAGAGAACATCCAAAG tTCAATTTTGTGGGAAAACTGTTGGGGCCAAAAGGTAATTCTTTGCGGCGACTGCAAGAGGAAACTATGTGTAAAATGACAGTCTTAGGACGTAATTCGATGAGAGATCGTGTTAAAGAAGAGGAACTTCGTAATTCTAAAGATCCAAAGTACTCTCATCTGAACAGTGATCTTCATGTGGAAATATCTACAGTGGCACCACCAGCTGAAGCTTATGCTCGTGTCGCATATGCTATGGCCGAATTGCGTAAATATCTTATACCGGATAGTAACGATGTAATAAGACAAGAACAATTACGTGAACTTATGGATAGCACACACATTTCTGAGGAGCAGAAATCATTGAACTTCAATAAAAAAGTTTCTCCATATCAAGTAGGTGCagctggtggtggtggtggaggTGGTGTAGGTATATTAACAGGAGGGCCCAGCGCAGTTGTTGCCTCATTAGGACCATCTTGTTCAAATCCTTTGGCAAATCAAACAAAGAGTGTAACACCATATAGGTCTTCTAGCCAAAATGCTCTTGGTCCATCATCATCCACAGTAACATCATACAACAAAACCAATATAGCTCCCAAACAGAAAGTAATGTCAATATTGGAAAAGGCTCGTTCTGCAATGGAGGAAAC tcGCGGTTACGATGATAATCCACCATATGAACATCATCAAGCACCTCATTCATACGATGCATATGCTACATATACGGGACACACGACACAACCTCCAGCTGGACATAATCCTCACGGGCCTCAAACGCCGGGTATTGGCATTAGTACATTGAATTCTGCAAGAGCTCCTTACGAAAATGTTGAATATGAGACAAGCGATTACAACAGACGAGATTATTATCAGAATCCATCTGCGGCCGCCACACCAAATTACGGAG catcTGGTATTCAACCACCCAATAATGGTGGCATAAATCCgaatcaaaatcaaaatcgtAGTCATGTTAACAGGTGA
- the PolE4 gene encoding DNA polymerase epsilon subunit 4 — MSSENLFEEDFSEEIITELEQEYVTESLSTEREEINEEAEHNGPESNSTEVETNKDVHKTNSATNDQKLFQLPLTRIRNIMKLDPDLHIASNEAVFLVTRATELFIESLAQESYNFTVEAKKKTIQKRDVDLAVDAVDSLMFLDGAMTF; from the exons atgtcCAGTGAAAACCTATTTGAAGAAGATTTTTCCGAAGAAATTATTACAGAGTTGGAACAAGAGTATGTAACCGAATCTCTTAGCACAGAAAGAGAAGAAATAAATGAGGAAGCTGAACATAATGGGCCAGAGTCCAACAGTACCGAGGTTGAAACAAATAAAGATG TTCACAAGACGAATTCAGCTACAAACGACCAGAAGCTATTTCAATTACCTCTAACACGCATTCGCAATATTATGAAGTTGGATCCAGACTTGCATATAGCATCCAATGAAGCGGTATTTTTAGTAACGCGTGCAACAGAATTATTCATTGAATCACTTGCACAGGAGTCCTACAACTTTACAGTTGaagcaaaaaagaaaaccaTACAGAAACGAGATGTTGATTTAGCAGTAGACGCTGTTGATAGTCTTATGTTTTTGGATGGTGCGATGACATTTTAA
- the qkr54B gene encoding KH domain-containing, RNA-binding, signal transduction-associated protein 2 isoform X1: MANAYEGNGEYSNYADDESEYGKQRKMAATGPHNGDNNHGELHHHGTNTNMTPGENNYLNEKANDYIRDCLNEKSRMDRKFPISEKLLDTEIEKVQTTGRLPSREQKYADIYREKPLRVSQKVLVPIREHPKFNFVGKLLGPKGNSLRRLQEETMCKMTVLGRNSMRDRVKEEELRNSKDPKYSHLNSDLHVEISTVAPPAEAYARVAYAMAELRKYLIPDSNDVIRQEQLRELMDSTHISEEQKSLNFNKKVSPYQVGAAGGGGGGGVGILTGGPSAVVASLGPSCSNPLANQTKSVTPYRSSSQNALGPSSSTVTSYNKTNIAPKQKVMSILEKARSAMEETYGRGYDDNPPYEHHQAPHSYDAYATYTGHTTQPPAGHNPHGPQTPGIGISTLNSARAPYENVEYETSDYNRRDYYQNPSAAATPNYGASGIQPPNNGGINPNQNQNRSHVNR, from the exons ATGGCCAATGCCTACGAAGGTAATGGTGAGTATTCAAATTACGCCGATGATGAGAGCGAATATGGAAAGCAGCGTAAAATGGCAGCAACTGGGCCGCACAATGGCGACAATAATCACGGAGAACTTCATCATCATGGCACTAATACAAATATGACTCCTGGTGAAAATAATTACCTCAATGAGAAGGCAAACGATTATATAAGGGATTGTTTAAACGAAAAGTCTCGCATGGACCGCAAATTTCCAATTTCCGAAAAGCTTTTGGATACTG AAATTGAAAAAGTTCAGACAACAGGACGTCTGCCATCTAGGGAACAGAAATATGCCGATATATATCGTGAAAAACCTTTGAGGGTCTCCCAAAAAGTTCTAGTTCCCATTAGAGAACATCCAAAG tTCAATTTTGTGGGAAAACTGTTGGGGCCAAAAGGTAATTCTTTGCGGCGACTGCAAGAGGAAACTATGTGTAAAATGACAGTCTTAGGACGTAATTCGATGAGAGATCGTGTTAAAGAAGAGGAACTTCGTAATTCTAAAGATCCAAAGTACTCTCATCTGAACAGTGATCTTCATGTGGAAATATCTACAGTGGCACCACCAGCTGAAGCTTATGCTCGTGTCGCATATGCTATGGCCGAATTGCGTAAATATCTTATACCGGATAGTAACGATGTAATAAGACAAGAACAATTACGTGAACTTATGGATAGCACACACATTTCTGAGGAGCAGAAATCATTGAACTTCAATAAAAAAGTTTCTCCATATCAAGTAGGTGCagctggtggtggtggtggaggTGGTGTAGGTATATTAACAGGAGGGCCCAGCGCAGTTGTTGCCTCATTAGGACCATCTTGTTCAAATCCTTTGGCAAATCAAACAAAGAGTGTAACACCATATAGGTCTTCTAGCCAAAATGCTCTTGGTCCATCATCATCCACAGTAACATCATACAACAAAACCAATATAGCTCCCAAACAGAAAGTAATGTCAATATTGGAAAAGGCTCGTTCTGCAATGGAGGAAACGTAtgg tcGCGGTTACGATGATAATCCACCATATGAACATCATCAAGCACCTCATTCATACGATGCATATGCTACATATACGGGACACACGACACAACCTCCAGCTGGACATAATCCTCACGGGCCTCAAACGCCGGGTATTGGCATTAGTACATTGAATTCTGCAAGAGCTCCTTACGAAAATGTTGAATATGAGACAAGCGATTACAACAGACGAGATTATTATCAGAATCCATCTGCGGCCGCCACACCAAATTACGGAG catcTGGTATTCAACCACCCAATAATGGTGGCATAAATCCgaatcaaaatcaaaatcgtAGTCATGTTAACAGGTGA
- the qkr58E-1 gene encoding KH domain-containing, RNA-binding, signal transduction-associated protein 2, with product MPRDYDRDYTSEDTSDYKRKRRNDEENIKNEPGVDVDEAQQTAVQHDAPPLNEKTAAYLEECVQEKSLLDSNKYNVCKRLLDDEIERILISGRIPKPEVYANVYNEKPIRVAQKVLFPIKEYPKFNFVGKIMGPKGNTLRQLQEETFCKMTVLGRNSMRDHAKEEELRNSGNPKYAHLSRDLHVEISTVAPPSEAYHRLAYALAEIRKFMIPDANDNIRIEQMRELDGKDRMYKKSHYAKAYGDHTAAYGSRTPPPPPSFDKSAKPKVYSILEKARYVMEDPSYTMIKSHRSRDHDIYDHPSEYDRYGTPPPPSSSKHSSTHHAPYESSSYERDYRRDYHPHSSSYAAAAYAAKTSNGRSSSSAYRPTTSTSHSSSHYETSGSRSRESVRYRSAPYPKIR from the exons atgcCGCGTGATTATGACCGTGATTACACAAGTGAAGATACTTCGGATTATAAACGTAAAAGGCGTAATGAtgaggaaaatattaaaaacgagCCAGGAGTTGATGTTGATGAAGCCCAGCAAACTGCTGTACAACACGATGCCCCACCGCTGAATGAGAAAACTGCAGCATATTTGGAGGAGTGTGTACAAGAAAAAAGCTTGCTGGACTCCAATAAATACAACGTATGCAAAAGACTCTTGGACGACG AAATTGAACGCATCCTAATTAGTGGCCGGATACCGAAACCGGAAGTGTATGCCAATGTTTATAATGAAAAACCGATACGTGTAGCTCAGAAAGTTCTGTTCCCCATAAAGGAATATCCAAAATTTAACTTTGTTGGCAAAATAATGGGACCGAAAGGAAATACATTGAGACAATTACAAGAAGAAACTTTTTGTAAGATGACAGTATTGGGGCGAAATTCCATGCGAGACCATGCCAAAGAAGAAGAACTCCGTAACTCGGGCAACCCAAAGTATGCACATTTGAGCAGAGATCTACATGTAGAGATATCTACTGTAGCTCCTCCATCCGAAGCGTACCACCGGTTGGCATATGCTTTGGCAGAGATACGCAAATTCATGATTCCTGATGCGAACGACAACATACGGATTGAACAAATGCGCGAATTGGACGGTAAAGACCGCATGTATAAAAAGTCTCATTACGCGAAAGCGTATGGAGACCACACAGCTGCATACGGCAGCag AACTCCACCACCGCCACCATCATTTGACAAGTCAGCTAAACCAAAAGTGTATTCCATATTGGAGAAGGCCCGATATGTTATGGAGGATCCAAGTTACACTATGATAAAGTCCCATAG GTCTCGAGATCATGATATATATGATCATCCAAGTGAGTATGATCGCTACGGAACACCACCTCCGCCATCATCTTCGAAGCACTCAAGTACGCATCATGCCCCCTATGAGAGTTCATCATATGAGCGTGATTACCGTCGGGATTACCATCCTCACTCATCCTCGTATGCAGCAGCTGCTTATGCAG CTAAAACAAGTAATGGCCGTTCTTCGTCGTCTGCATATCGGCCAACAACATCAAcatcacattcttcatcacacTATGAGACAAGTGGATCACGTTCCCGTGAAAGTGTGCGTTATCGTTCAGCTCCCTACCCAAAAATACGTTAa
- the LOC135959609 gene encoding uncharacterized protein LOC135959609 — translation MKTLLLSSDDIQNFRKLIYDPKVANLGTSSTEDASLMALQYYLKHPGNYTSSAPSSAAIPTSQVQVQRSSTQHQQPTYPTAVTTSHSVVTPQQAGVVVVSSSNNSNGVNAQAHAHAHHHLLAQSQTQLKQLQLKQPTIHQHHQHAASFHHPYYQQHTSSTPAHTTTHATHGHSSHSTAHSHSYSHSVPVHALNQNSNFSAASSSTGGGTASSHAPTQQSNTTGSSLSPPGTTASARTTPASGSSSSGASVNSSGGTNGRASAVSGAKKLKTEPVLSQFHQTERLSFANAQVSWTEDHWRRVVFQDERKFNLDGPDGFSYYFHDLRNYERTLSQRPRGNSVYIYLVITAGGPIHLEVTTAKLKTETCVETILRERANIVAKLGGNADFFLQDHNWTTNALPSVQEWLNAEGIKTQKWPTVAHDLNIMEGIWGWLIREVFDGGRKFSRKDDLIFRIREAWSRLPMELISNLYTTLPERMTQLYYTRGSYTNC, via the coding sequence atgaaaacaCTACTTCTAAGTTCGGACGATATTCAAAACTTTAGGAAACTTATATACGATCCAAAAGTGGCGAATTTGGGCACCTCCAGCACGGAGGACGCCAGTTTGATGGCGTTACAGTACTATCTCAAGCATCCCGGTAATTACACAAGCTCAGCTCCATCATCAGCGGCAATTCCAACATCACAGGTTCAAGTACAGCGATCATCTACTCAGCATCAACAGCCTACTTATCCGACGGCGGTAACGACAAGCCACAGTGTCGTCACTCCTCAACAAGCAGGAGTTGTTGTTGTCAGCagtagcaacaacagcaacggTGTTAATGCCCAAGCACACGCGCACGCCCACCACCATTTATTAGCTCAGTCACAGACACAACTAAAGCAGTTGCAGTTGAAACAGCCAACAATACATCAGCACCATCAACATGCGGCCAGCTTCCATCACCCATACTATCAGCAGCATACATCGTCAACTCCCGCACATACGACAACTCATGCCACTCACGGCCACAGTTCACACAGCACTGCCCACAGCCATAGCTACAGCCACTCAGTGCCCGTGCACGCTCTCAACCAGAACTCAAACTTCTCAGCAGCCAGCAGCAGCACTGGAGGAGGGACAGCATCTAGTCACGCTCCCACTCAGCAGTCCAATACGACTGGTTCCAGCCTATCCCCGCCTGGAACTACAGCTAGCGCCCGCACTACGCCCGCCAGTGGATCCAGCAGCTCAGGCGCATCAGTTAACAGCAGTGGCGGAACCAATGGTCGAGCCAGCGCCGTTAGCGGagcaaagaaattaaaaacagaGCCTGTTTTGTCACAATTTCATCAAACAGAACGCCTGTCATTCGCCAATGCCCAGGTGAGTTGGACTGAGGATCACTGGAGACGTGTTGTCTTCCAGGACGAGAGAAAATTCAACTTGGACGGGCCTGATGGCTTTTCCTATTATTTTCACGATTTGCGCAACTATGAACGGACGCTGTCCCAAAGACCCCGCGGCAACTCTGTGTACATATATCTAGTGATAACGGCTGGTGGCCCCATTCATTTAGAAGTCACGACTGCAAAACTAAAAACAGAAACGTGTGTGGAGACTATTCTAAGGGAACGAGCTAATATTGTAGCCAAATTAGGTGGTAACGCCGACTTTTTCCTCCAAGATCACAATTGGACAACAAACGCACTGCCCTCTGTCCAAGAGTGGCTTAATGCCGAGGGcattaaaactcaaaaatggCCAACAGTAGCGCACGATCTGAATATAATGGAGGGCATATGGGGCTGGCTTATACGAGAGGTGTTCGATGGCGGTCGGAAGTTTTCGCGTAAAGACGATTTGATATTTCGTATACGCGAAGCGTGGTCTCGGCTGCCAATGGAATTGATAAGTAACTTGTATACAACGCTGCCAGAACGAATGACACAACTCTACTATACCCGCGGCTCATACACAAACTGTTGA
- the Tes gene encoding uncharacterized protein Tes: protein MSSNSNNSCVETPAAPDWLSKLEDRREKLKRSKLGHEAGAGAPCNECGVKCPGLDLHFWRKVCRNCKCRKDQHMCQDDEVTGWAQFEILGQIRSKPAFIKIKTLANQPVKVEWVPPNIAPDLAADYMEKLGTANVPVAGSDAAARRKQQLEFQVPPHDLDAGFCDNLTESEADQLQQYVQKIRDNCVGQGNVVRVGNYANATLGTINTINKGESKYADVMLALQDTPVVDATLSTILSNEKLAKAIADNLPCEYPKIFVVFSEAISDGPLSANVESKLTPAIKQKLRGLNEAAVQSLILNGPVYDKIFGVLKKQNFDISRDPRLGPLSDLRKEYLSNPFAKKEIDNAFSTQMPPNQSSYGSPLKTPSKFVNDLSFNSPLPLKAASNLRSGSQMLQDTPIRKVQFGNASTIVYDCNLPPNVDYERDPIFAKIIRSEPLKHAVQTAKSTKKPQSILMSTSIAGSSRGIADIDLSQEVKEKLQNLGIESNDMLQSAVLNAPFYERLFSDLQDKNINYDQCKLLKPFELLGHELRTNRPLYEEVREYVTSLPNSLDVAYTPVNMGLQQSLSVSKSSDSGFDSKPSTPIQGTIPQGYTEEVNALSGKLVSIPGIQEMNMYPTVEVSKGMKSLSLTDQHPPRQNKQFNVEPMTMLKCRDCSKTINFGEVAVKAERAGKEIAWHPECFKCYTCRELLADLVYFFHGGQVFCGRDLALKLKIPRCKACDELIFTKEYTAAEGATFHIKHFCCYHCDLPLAGQQYIPDEKSNMPLCLKCYDQYFAIACQRCSQPIGPSDQGVAWVDIHWHDSCFICAGKDCGKSLIGGRFCVKHNMPFCSPACVHSIVK from the exons ATGAGCAGCAATAGCAATAATTCATGTGTGGAAACTCCAGCTGCTCCCGATTGGTTGTCAAAGCTGGAGGACCGCCGGGAAAAATTGAAAAGGTCAAAGTTGGGACATGAAGCCGGAGCCGGTGCACCTTGCAACGAGTGTGGCGTTAAGTGTCCCGGCTTGGATTTGCATTTTTGGCGTAAGGTTTGCCGCAATTGCAAGTGTCGCAAAGATCAGCATATGTGCCAGGATGACGAAGTAACTGGCTGGGCCCAGTTTGAGATACTGGGACAAATACGTTCTAAACCAGCTT TCATCAAAATTAAGACGTTGGCAAATCAACCGGTTAAAGTCGAGTGGGTTCCGCCCAATATCGCGCCTGATCTTGCCGCTGATTATATGGAAAAGTTGGGCACAGCAAATGTACCTGTTGCCGGCAGTGATGCAGCAGCTAGGCGTAAGCAACAGCTAGAATTTCAGGTGCCTCCGCATGACTTGGATGCAGGGTTCTGCGATAATCTTACTGAGTCTGAAGCAGATCAATTGCAGCAATATGTCCAGAAGATACGTGACAATTGTGTTGGCCAGGGCAATGTAGTTCGAGTGGGAAACTATGCGAATGCTACGTTGGGTACTATAAATACTATCAACAAAGGCGAAAGCAAATATGCCGATGTAATGCTGGCATTGCAAGATACACCTGTTGTCGATGCCACCCTTTCGACGATTTTATCTAATGAGAAACTTGCAAAAGCTATCGCAGACAACTTGCCGTGTGAATATCCtaaaatttttgtagtattttcgGAGGCAATTTCTGATGGACCTCTTAGTGCTAATGTTGAATCGAAACTAACGCCCGCAATAAAGCAAAAACTTCGAGGACTTAATGAAGCGGCTGTACAAAGCTTAATACTTAATGGGCCCGTATACGACAAAATATTTGGCGTGTTGAaa aaacaaaattttgacatttccCGAGATCCTCGTTTGGGACCACTATCCGACCTTCGCAAGGAATATTTGTCTAACCCTTTTGCTAAAAAAGAAATAGACAACGCATTCAGTACGCAAATGCCTCCTAATCAATCATCTTACGGTTCACCCCTGAAGACTCCATCGAAATTTGTGAACGATTTGTCGTTTAATTCTCCTCTGCCCTTAAAAGCGGCATCAAATCTAAGGTCAGGATCACAAATGTTACAAGATACTCCAATACGAAAAGTTCAATTTGGAAATGCGTCGACTATTGTATACGATTGTAATTTACCACCTAATGTGGATTATGAACGTGATCCAATTTTCGCAAAAATCATTCGTTCGGAACCACTGAAACATGCTGTACAAACTGCCAAGAGTACGAAGAAACCCCAATCGATTTTAATGTCTACATCAATAGCCGGCTCGTCCCGCGGTATCGCTGACATTGATTTAAGTCAGGAAGTTAAGGAAAAACTTCAAAATCTTGGCATAGAATCGAATGATATGTTACAAAGTGCAGTTTTGAATGCCCCCTTTTATGAGAGACTTTTTTCAGATCTTCAAGACAAGAATATTAATTATGACCAGTGTAAGTTGCTAAAACCATTTGAGCTGTTGGGTCACGAATTGCGTACCAATCGCCCTTTGTATGAGGAGGTGCGTGAGTATGTCACCTCATTGCCCAACAGTTTAGATGTAGCTTATACGCCGGTAAATATGGGCTTACAGCAATCGCTGAGTGTTTCAAAAAGTTCTGATTCCGGATTTGATTCAAAACCTTCGACCCCTATTCAAGGAACAATTCCGCAGGGATATACTGAAGAAGTTAACGCATTAAGCGGCAAACTTGTTTCTATACCTGGAATTCAAGAGATGAATATGTATCCAACAGTTGAGGTGTCGAAAGGAATGAAAAGTTTGTCGCTTACCGATCAACATCCTCCGCggcaaaataaacaatttaacgtAGAACCAATGACTATGTTAAAATGTCGTGATTGTTCTAAAACTATTAACTTTGGTGAAGTTGCCGTCAAAGCGGAACGCGCAGGAAAAGAAATAGCTTGGCATCCGGAATGCTTCAAATGTTATACATGTCGCGAGTTGTTGGCAGATTTGGTTTATTTCTTTCATGGAGGTCAAGTATTTTGTGGTCGTGATCTGGCTCTAAAATTGAAAATTCCCCGTTGCAAGGCTTGCGACGAATTAATATTTACTAAAGAATACACAGCCGCCGAAGGTGCAACATTCCACATAAAGCACTTCTGTTGCTATCACTGTGATTTGCCGCTGGCCGGTCAACAATACATACCGGATGAAAAATCAAATATGCCTTTGTGTCTAAAATGTTATGATCAATACTTTGCCATTGCCTGTCAGCGTTGCTCACAACCAATCGGACCATCCGATCAGGGTGTTGCATGGGTGGATATACATTGGCATGATTCATGCTTTATATGTGCTGGAAAAGATTGTGGTAAATCACTTATTGGTGGACGTTTCTGTGTGAAACACAATATGCCATTTTGCAGCCCAGCCTGTGTTCATAGCATCGTCAAATAG